The Betaproteobacteria bacterium genome includes a region encoding these proteins:
- the tagH gene encoding type VI secretion system-associated FHA domain protein TagH, translating to MVLAIYAARHAGEEFSEPVTTVLSAAQYMIGRGQECDIVLEDHSRRVSRKHATILRRPEGYLLHVISQINPVVVNGEVVGPGAQQPLHAGDRMAIGEYEFGLVAVEEGEPLSILPANPVSSRGQPADLDRLFGAQPLQPRAPAAPKTPSAPSGDLLQDLFGNRDARAPAAPKAPPSDLQDLLGKRDTHAPDPLLDILGRPGDASRRPGTAPASDPLAGILGRDSASTPATTGSPDEFLHGAGTESPIDALLQGPGVRGADPLGLSPELSPGHGRGQFGGGRGGSDELDHVHDFNLPLPAPAAAPPAPRGRQPAAPPALPDPLQAPAANDDPLAKLLGESPSRAPADDPLGIFGAMAPASPAPAPSPAQEAAPLPFDVVGANTEPSMLLHAAAIRARAAPAPMPQAATPSDVQGAIATFLRGAGMQGVDTAQVDADRFLEECGATVRAAIEGLMGMLLARSKVKEELRAVDRTMVAARENNPLKLSESVDEALQFVFDPVTRTDAFLPPAKAVADACNDLQAHELALVAGLRAALIGAIQRFDPDTIEKRLQKEGGKSLLANRKAQLWDCFVAYYRQTQADVDDDFDRVFGAAFLRAYQEQVRRLGR from the coding sequence ATGGTTTTGGCCATCTACGCAGCGCGGCATGCCGGCGAAGAATTCTCCGAACCGGTCACCACGGTTCTGAGCGCCGCGCAATACATGATCGGGCGCGGCCAGGAATGCGACATCGTCCTGGAGGATCACAGCCGGCGGGTATCGCGCAAGCACGCCACCATCCTGCGGCGCCCTGAGGGTTACCTGCTGCACGTGATCTCGCAGATCAATCCGGTGGTCGTCAACGGCGAAGTGGTCGGGCCGGGCGCTCAGCAACCGTTGCACGCGGGCGATCGCATGGCCATCGGCGAATACGAGTTCGGTTTGGTTGCGGTGGAGGAAGGCGAGCCGCTGAGCATTTTGCCTGCGAATCCCGTTTCGTCACGGGGGCAGCCGGCCGACCTCGATCGGCTCTTCGGCGCGCAACCGCTGCAGCCGCGTGCACCTGCGGCGCCGAAGACGCCGTCCGCGCCGTCCGGGGATCTTCTGCAGGATCTCTTCGGCAACCGCGATGCGCGTGCGCCGGCGGCACCGAAGGCGCCGCCCAGCGATCTGCAGGACCTTCTCGGCAAGCGCGACACCCATGCGCCCGATCCGCTGCTCGACATCCTGGGCCGGCCCGGCGATGCGAGCCGTCGTCCCGGCACGGCACCGGCGTCCGATCCGCTCGCAGGGATACTCGGACGCGATTCGGCATCCACGCCGGCCACTACCGGGTCGCCGGACGAATTCCTGCATGGCGCCGGCACCGAGTCGCCGATCGATGCGTTGCTGCAAGGCCCCGGGGTGCGCGGTGCCGACCCGCTCGGCCTTTCCCCTGAGCTGTCGCCAGGGCATGGGCGCGGCCAGTTCGGCGGCGGCAGGGGTGGCAGCGACGAGCTCGACCACGTGCATGACTTCAACTTGCCGCTTCCCGCGCCCGCCGCTGCGCCGCCTGCGCCACGTGGACGTCAGCCCGCTGCGCCGCCTGCGTTACCCGATCCGTTACAAGCGCCAGCCGCGAACGACGATCCGCTGGCAAAGCTGCTGGGAGAGAGCCCCTCGCGTGCGCCCGCGGACGATCCGCTGGGCATTTTCGGCGCGATGGCGCCGGCATCGCCCGCGCCGGCGCCATCGCCTGCGCAAGAGGCTGCGCCGCTGCCTTTCGATGTCGTCGGGGCAAACACCGAGCCCAGTATGTTGCTGCATGCGGCAGCGATTCGCGCGCGCGCCGCGCCGGCACCGATGCCGCAGGCTGCCACGCCGTCCGACGTGCAGGGCGCGATCGCCACTTTCCTGCGCGGGGCGGGCATGCAGGGCGTCGACACGGCCCAGGTCGACGCCGATCGCTTCCTGGAAGAGTGCGGGGCCACCGTGCGGGCAGCGATCGAAGGCCTCATGGGCATGCTGCTCGCCCGCTCCAAGGTAAAGGAAGAACTGCGGGCGGTGGATCGCACCATGGTGGCCGCGCGCGAGAACAATCCCTTGAAGCTGTCCGAATCGGTGGACGAGGCGCTGCAATTCGTGTTCGATCCGGTCACGCGCACCGATGCGTTCCTGCCGCCGGCCAAGGCAGTCGCGGACGCCTGCAACGACCTGCAGGCGCACGAGCTGGCGCTGGTGGCCGGCCTGCGCGCCGCGCTGATCGGCGCCATTCAGCGCTTCGATCCCGACACGATCGAGAAGCGTCTGCAAAAGGAAGGCGGCAAGTCGCTCCTCGCCAACCGCAAAGCGCAGTTGTGGGACTGCTTCGTCGCCTACTATCGGCAGACCCAGGCCGATGTCGACGACGATTTCGACCGGGTGTTCGGCGCCGCATTCCTGCGTGCCTATCAGGAGCAGGTCAGACGCCTCGGACGGTAG
- a CDS encoding glycine zipper 2TM domain-containing protein, translating into MANPNAPASTTGAVVGGAAGALLGNQVGQGSGRTAATAAGAIGGAMIGDRVMAGTAAPAPVAAAPMAYAPMAAAPMAQPCRVVDGVTREAIRGYSVVYRYAGRDITTTLPYHPGSSIRIAVGAADSMVARPAPPPGYAPPPAGYAPPPAGYAPPPAGYAPPPPAGYAAPGYAPYAQQPAQPQQPVGGTYPQQ; encoded by the coding sequence ATGGCGAATCCGAACGCGCCGGCATCCACCACCGGCGCCGTGGTCGGCGGCGCAGCCGGTGCACTGCTCGGCAATCAGGTCGGCCAGGGGTCGGGCAGAACTGCGGCTACGGCTGCCGGAGCGATCGGCGGGGCGATGATCGGCGATCGCGTCATGGCCGGCACGGCGGCGCCCGCGCCCGTTGCAGCGGCGCCCATGGCATACGCACCGATGGCGGCTGCACCGATGGCGCAACCGTGCCGGGTCGTGGACGGCGTAACGCGCGAGGCGATTCGCGGCTATTCGGTGGTATACCGTTACGCCGGCCGCGACATCACCACCACGCTGCCTTATCACCCGGGCAGCAGCATACGCATCGCCGTGGGCGCGGCGGACAGCATGGTTGCACGGCCCGCGCCACCGCCCGGCTATGCGCCACCGCCCGCGGGTTATGCACCACCACCCGCCGGTTACGCCCCGCCGCCTGCGGGTTACGCGCCACCGCCACCCGCAGGCTATGCAGCACCGGGTTACGCGCCGTACGCCCAACAACCCGCCCAACCCCAGCAGCCCGTTGGTGGCACGTATCCACAGCAATAG
- a CDS encoding tetratricopeptide repeat protein — MSTEHQTRTVTIEEAVRAAMELHRNGQLDEAEALYRQILDAAPENADALHFLGLLMRQCDRDAEALALMRRAVAAAPDYASAHNNLGNLLCEAGKLDEASRHLRRVLALAPHDPRALNNLGNVAHASGQADEAIRCFERAIALSPEFSLPYENLGRMRLRGGEVAQAYALFCKAVALDHTRTRSRAFVGLALCELGRYDEARDHYRKWAEAEPDNAEPRHLLASVEGGTAPTRASDDYVRSVFDGFARTFDVHLQKLQYRAPTLVVEALRAAGALDAIAVLDAGCGTGLCGPLLRPLAAKLDGVDLSPKMLEHARASGHYDALYESELTAFMRSRPGHYHAIACADTLCYFGELDEAAQAAFAALHPGGLFAVTLEALAADSSERYRLTHTGRYAHGSQYAQLALARAGFERASIRGEWLRMEAGNEVAGHVVVARKPAA, encoded by the coding sequence ATGAGCACGGAGCATCAGACGCGCACCGTCACGATCGAGGAGGCCGTGCGCGCCGCGATGGAGTTGCATCGCAACGGCCAGCTCGACGAGGCCGAAGCGTTGTATCGACAGATTCTGGATGCGGCGCCGGAGAATGCCGATGCGCTGCATTTCCTCGGGTTGCTGATGCGCCAGTGCGATCGCGATGCTGAAGCGCTCGCCTTGATGCGCCGGGCCGTGGCGGCCGCACCCGATTACGCGAGCGCGCACAACAATCTTGGGAACCTGTTGTGCGAGGCGGGCAAGCTGGACGAGGCGTCGCGGCATTTGCGGCGCGTGCTCGCGCTCGCCCCGCACGATCCGCGGGCATTGAACAACCTGGGCAACGTCGCGCACGCGTCCGGGCAGGCCGACGAGGCCATCCGCTGCTTCGAGCGGGCCATCGCGCTTTCGCCCGAGTTTTCGCTGCCGTACGAAAACCTGGGCCGCATGCGCCTTCGAGGCGGCGAGGTCGCGCAAGCCTATGCTCTGTTCTGCAAGGCGGTCGCACTGGACCATACCCGCACGCGCTCGCGCGCGTTCGTCGGCCTCGCGCTCTGCGAGCTCGGTCGCTACGACGAGGCGCGCGACCATTACCGCAAGTGGGCCGAAGCGGAACCGGACAATGCCGAACCTCGCCACTTGCTCGCTTCGGTCGAAGGCGGGACTGCGCCGACGCGTGCTTCCGACGACTACGTGCGCTCGGTCTTCGACGGCTTCGCCCGCACGTTCGATGTCCATCTGCAGAAGCTGCAATACCGCGCCCCCACGCTGGTGGTCGAGGCGCTGCGTGCGGCTGGTGCGCTCGACGCGATCGCAGTGCTCGACGCCGGCTGCGGCACGGGACTCTGCGGGCCGTTGTTGCGCCCGCTGGCGGCGAAGCTCGACGGTGTCGATCTTTCGCCGAAGATGCTGGAACACGCGCGCGCGAGCGGCCACTACGACGCGCTGTACGAAAGCGAGCTCACCGCCTTCATGCGTTCGCGGCCGGGGCACTATCACGCCATCGCGTGCGCCGACACGCTGTGCTACTTCGGCGAGCTGGACGAGGCTGCGCAGGCGGCCTTCGCCGCCCTGCATCCGGGCGGCCTGTTCGCCGTCACGCTGGAAGCGCTTGCCGCCGATTCGAGCGAGCGCTATCGGCTCACCCACACCGGGCGCTATGCGCACGGCAGCCAGTACGCGCAGCTGGCGCTGGCGCGTGCGGGTTTCGAGCGGGCGAGCATTCGCGGCGAGTGGCTGCGCATGGAGGCCGGCAACGAAGTCGCCGGTCACGTCGTGGTTGCCCGCAAGCCTGCAGCCTGA
- a CDS encoding DUF4280 domain-containing protein yields MPLHVCNGALLQCTFGAAPSTFVVLPINRMLTSNQPAANIMDHKPMVNVMPFGVCSSLANPTVASATSAALGVLTPMPCVPNTPAPWAPGSPTVLLANQPSLNNTSKLMCVYGGVISVQYPGQTTHMIP; encoded by the coding sequence ATGCCGTTACACGTCTGCAACGGGGCGCTGCTGCAATGTACTTTCGGCGCCGCGCCCAGCACTTTCGTCGTACTGCCGATCAATCGCATGCTCACCAGCAATCAGCCGGCCGCGAACATCATGGATCATAAGCCGATGGTGAACGTCATGCCCTTCGGCGTGTGCAGCAGCCTGGCGAATCCCACCGTGGCCTCGGCCACCTCCGCGGCGCTCGGCGTGCTCACCCCCATGCCGTGCGTTCCGAACACGCCCGCGCCCTGGGCGCCCGGCTCGCCCACGGTGCTGCTCGCCAACCAGCCGAGCCTCAACAACACGTCCAAGCTGATGTGCGTCTACGGCGGCGTAATCTCGGTGCAGTACCCGGGACAGACGACGCACATGATTCCTTGA
- a CDS encoding DUF4123 domain-containing protein encodes MLGQEALNALKQLLWVAPRDRVYALLDGASISNLLERLHGAAGPQFECLLHGELAPDIAEVAPYLVQLERDSELADWVIAHGWGNHWASFAVAQCDLRTVWFHLRTLNIVYGPDGKPMLFRYYDPRVLRIFLPTCNAEQVMQMFGPVASFVAEGESAGSALVFAHSAGELQRSARPIVGIAS; translated from the coding sequence ATGCTAGGGCAAGAAGCGCTGAACGCGCTCAAACAGCTGCTTTGGGTTGCACCCAGGGACCGTGTGTACGCGCTCCTGGATGGCGCCAGCATCTCTAACCTGCTGGAGCGCCTGCACGGTGCTGCCGGGCCGCAGTTCGAATGCCTTCTGCATGGTGAGCTTGCGCCGGACATCGCGGAAGTGGCGCCCTATCTGGTTCAGCTGGAACGCGACAGCGAGCTCGCGGACTGGGTCATCGCGCACGGCTGGGGAAACCATTGGGCGTCGTTCGCCGTGGCGCAATGCGACCTGCGCACCGTTTGGTTCCATCTGCGCACGCTGAACATCGTTTATGGCCCGGACGGCAAGCCGATGCTGTTTCGTTATTACGATCCGCGCGTGCTGCGCATATTCCTGCCCACCTGCAACGCCGAGCAGGTCATGCAGATGTTCGGTCCTGTTGCGAGCTTCGTCGCCGAAGGCGAGTCGGCAGGCTCCGCGCTGGTGTTCGCGCATTCCGCCGGCGAGCTGCAGCGTAGCGCGCGCCCGATCGTCGGCATCGCATCCTGA
- the tssI gene encoding type VI secretion system tip protein VgrG, whose amino-acid sequence MNEGGASGRYRAAQIATKLGADALVLTRVTGREELGRLFEYSVEVVSERADIAPESILATNATLVFETEDAGAPRYINGDVTRFSQLGEVRTPAYKTGIGYGYRLLLQPRLWFSTRRADCRIFNDMSVPDIIKQVLNIYGGSVLDKLSSPHSVWKYCVQYRESDFDFVSRLMEQEGIYYYFVHADGKHELTLSDSQSAHMLHPDCSELRFFSEDPGDVSYDVVDQWSAVTSVQPGKYRYKDYDFFKARTEEAGVANTRSHTYGDLEVYDYTAQGLDIGGDKSITGRTAAYVNVRMEELQSRYRILNGAGNVRGLRVGYRFKLKGHYDPAVNAEYLATAAELDLKVNDYTAGLSGGGGAEFRVTFSALKADQAFHSQRLTRKPLIHGAQTAMVVGKGEIDTDEFGRVQLQFHWDRVGGKCWARVTQSIAGNKWGAFFIPRVGQEVVVEFLEGDPDLPIVTGVVYNGLAKPPYALPGEKTKSTIKTNSSEGGGGFNELRFEDKKGSEQIFIHGEKQLDVRIKKDRLSWIGQDSHLIVKQDRNELVEKDQSLKVKGDLNEEVTGIASLKVNQSLQYKVAQKSALDSGQEIHFKAGMNIILEAGTQISLKVGGNFINITPAGVDILGTLVKINSGGSAGSGSGASPAAPKAAKEADTGEPGKKDEAPPKPAPPPVQTYSPQAVALKQAAQSGAPFCEI is encoded by the coding sequence ATGAATGAAGGCGGAGCTAGCGGGCGCTATCGAGCCGCCCAGATCGCGACCAAGCTCGGCGCCGATGCGCTCGTTCTGACCCGGGTCACGGGCCGCGAGGAGCTCGGGCGGCTGTTCGAATACAGCGTCGAGGTGGTCAGCGAGCGCGCCGACATCGCACCGGAATCGATCCTCGCCACCAACGCGACGCTGGTCTTCGAAACCGAAGACGCGGGGGCGCCGCGCTACATCAACGGCGACGTCACCCGCTTCTCCCAGCTGGGGGAGGTGCGCACGCCCGCCTACAAGACCGGCATCGGCTACGGCTATCGGCTGCTGCTGCAGCCGCGGTTGTGGTTCTCGACCCGGCGTGCCGATTGCCGCATCTTCAACGACATGTCGGTTCCGGACATCATCAAGCAGGTGCTCAACATCTATGGCGGGAGCGTGCTCGACAAGCTTTCCAGCCCGCATTCCGTGTGGAAGTACTGCGTGCAGTATCGAGAGTCCGATTTCGACTTCGTCAGCCGGCTGATGGAGCAGGAAGGCATCTACTACTACTTCGTCCACGCCGACGGCAAGCACGAGCTCACGCTTTCCGATTCGCAGAGCGCGCACATGCTGCACCCCGATTGCAGCGAGCTGCGCTTCTTTTCGGAGGATCCGGGTGATGTGAGCTACGACGTCGTCGACCAGTGGTCGGCGGTCACTTCGGTGCAGCCCGGAAAGTACCGGTACAAGGATTACGACTTCTTCAAGGCGCGCACCGAGGAAGCAGGCGTTGCCAACACCCGCTCGCATACCTACGGCGATCTCGAAGTCTACGACTACACGGCGCAGGGGCTCGACATCGGCGGCGACAAGAGCATCACGGGCCGGACCGCCGCTTACGTCAACGTGCGCATGGAAGAGCTCCAAAGCCGTTATCGTATTCTGAACGGAGCCGGCAACGTGCGCGGGCTTCGCGTCGGCTACCGCTTCAAGCTGAAGGGGCATTACGACCCGGCGGTGAACGCCGAGTACCTGGCAACCGCGGCCGAACTCGATCTCAAGGTCAACGACTACACGGCAGGGCTTTCCGGCGGCGGCGGGGCGGAGTTCCGCGTCACCTTCAGCGCGCTCAAGGCCGACCAGGCTTTCCACTCCCAGCGGCTCACCCGCAAACCGCTCATCCACGGTGCGCAAACCGCCATGGTCGTCGGCAAGGGCGAGATCGATACCGACGAGTTCGGACGCGTGCAGCTCCAATTCCATTGGGATCGCGTCGGCGGCAAGTGCTGGGCGCGCGTGACCCAATCCATTGCGGGTAACAAGTGGGGCGCATTCTTCATTCCGCGCGTCGGCCAGGAAGTGGTGGTGGAATTTCTCGAAGGCGATCCGGATCTGCCGATCGTGACCGGCGTGGTATACAACGGGCTGGCGAAGCCGCCCTACGCGCTGCCGGGCGAGAAGACCAAGTCCACGATCAAGACCAATTCGTCCGAGGGCGGCGGCGGTTTCAACGAGCTGCGCTTCGAGGACAAGAAGGGCTCGGAGCAGATCTTCATCCACGGCGAGAAGCAGCTCGACGTGCGCATCAAGAAGGACCGCCTGTCGTGGATCGGCCAGGACAGCCATCTCATCGTCAAGCAGGATCGCAACGAGCTGGTCGAGAAGGATCAGAGCCTGAAGGTGAAAGGCGATCTGAACGAAGAGGTGACCGGCATCGCTTCGCTCAAGGTGAATCAGAGCCTGCAGTACAAGGTGGCGCAGAAATCCGCGCTCGATTCGGGCCAGGAGATCCATTTCAAGGCCGGCATGAACATCATTCTCGAAGCCGGCACGCAGATCTCGCTCAAGGTCGGCGGCAACTTCATCAACATCACGCCCGCGGGCGTCGACATCCTGGGCACGCTCGTCAAGATCAACAGCGGCGGCTCGGCGGGCAGCGGCTCGGGCGCGTCGCCGGCCGCGCCCAAGGCGGCGAAGGAGGCCGATACCGGCGAGCCGGGCAAGAAGGACGAAGCGCCGCCGAAGCCGGCGCCGCCGCCGGTGCAGACTTACAGTCCGCAGGCGGTGGCGCTGAAGCAGGCCGCACAAAGCGGCGCGCCGTTTTGCGAGATCTGA